From the Bacteroidia bacterium genome, one window contains:
- a CDS encoding TatD family hydrolase, giving the protein MDFIDTHCHLYWADFSNDLPDVFQRARAAGVRRFIIPATDLNTFEAAAEIAATEPDVWITAGVHPHDAANVGDDIIEHLRQAARHPKVVAIGEIGLDYYYDFATPQVQQQLLHAELELAKELDLPVIIHNRDSDEDLIAIVKEHQNGTLRGQFHCFSSSAAYATRVLDTGFHISFTGNVTYKKSTLDPVLSLIPDNRLLMETDAPFMAPGKLRGKRNEPSYIPQIAEYFAWMRHQTVQHIATITTTNAERLFRLDTRGATRDH; this is encoded by the coding sequence TTGGATTTTATCGATACGCATTGTCATCTCTACTGGGCTGATTTTTCGAATGATCTTCCCGATGTATTCCAGCGTGCGCGCGCCGCGGGTGTGCGTCGCTTCATCATTCCTGCCACGGACCTGAACACCTTCGAAGCCGCGGCGGAGATAGCCGCGACGGAGCCGGATGTCTGGATCACCGCGGGCGTGCATCCGCACGATGCCGCCAATGTCGGCGACGACATCATCGAGCACCTGAGGCAAGCCGCCAGGCATCCCAAGGTCGTCGCCATCGGCGAAATAGGTCTGGATTATTACTATGACTTTGCAACGCCGCAGGTGCAGCAGCAGCTATTGCACGCGGAGCTCGAACTGGCCAAAGAACTCGATCTCCCCGTCATCATTCACAATCGCGATTCGGATGAAGATCTTATCGCCATCGTGAAAGAACATCAGAACGGGACGCTCCGCGGACAGTTTCACTGCTTCAGCTCCAGCGCGGCGTACGCAACACGCGTGCTCGACACGGGTTTCCACATATCCTTCACGGGCAATGTGACGTACAAAAAATCCACATTGGATCCCGTGCTCTCCCTGATTCCGGACAACAGATTACTTATGGAAACCGACGCACCGTTCATGGCGCCAGGCAAATTGCGGGGTAAAAGAAACGAGCCGTCGTATATTCCTCAAATCGCGGAGTATTTTGCCTGGATGCGGCATCAAACCGTGCAGCATATCGCGACCATCACCACCACCAACGCGGAGCGCCTGTTTCGCCTCGACACAAGGGGAGCCACCCGTGACCATTGA
- the apaG gene encoding Co2+/Mg2+ efflux protein ApaG: MQHIFHRIARTQGRHMLLYTKTTSGVTISVQNQFLEERSNILQQTFFFVYFISITNNGEQPVQLLRRRWFIHDPAGTDYEVAGDGVVGEQPIIAPGATYQYNSFCVLKSFEGEMEGEYTMQREDGSTFEVEIPRFFLRARTN; encoded by the coding sequence ATGCAGCACATTTTCCATCGCATTGCCCGCACGCAAGGACGTCACATGCTGCTCTATACAAAAACGACAAGTGGAGTGACCATCTCCGTCCAGAACCAGTTTCTGGAGGAGCGGTCGAATATTCTCCAACAGACATTTTTTTTCGTGTATTTCATCAGCATCACAAACAACGGGGAGCAGCCGGTGCAACTGTTGCGACGACGCTGGTTCATTCACGATCCCGCCGGTACGGACTATGAAGTTGCCGGCGATGGCGTTGTTGGCGAGCAGCCGATCATCGCTCCGGGAGCGACGTATCAGTACAACAGTTTCTGTGTGCTGAAATCCTTTGAAGGCGAGATGGAAGGGGAGTACACCATGCAGCGAGAGGATGGGTCCACCTTCGAGGTGGAGATCCCCCGATTCTTTCTTCGTGCCAGGACGAATTGA
- the lptB gene encoding LPS export ABC transporter ATP-binding protein has product MREGNRVLRSEGLKKRYKKRFVVKGATVSVRQGEIVGLLGPNGAGKTTTFYMITGMIRPTEGRVFIDGTDITRLPMYRRARLGVGYLPQEASIFRQLSVEENLLATLEVMGYNRKQRAERAEELLRDFNIEHIRKSKGYMLSGGERRRTEIARALTTNPSFILLDEPFAGVDPIAVEDIMRIVKALKARNIGVLITDHNVHETLSIVDRAYLLFDGSILMEGDSEMLANDAEARKIYLGESFKLDRY; this is encoded by the coding sequence ATTCGCGAGGGCAACCGCGTCCTCAGATCAGAAGGTCTGAAGAAACGCTACAAAAAACGCTTTGTCGTAAAAGGAGCGACAGTGTCGGTGCGACAGGGCGAGATCGTGGGACTCCTGGGCCCCAACGGCGCGGGGAAAACCACGACATTCTATATGATCACCGGAATGATACGACCGACGGAAGGGCGAGTGTTTATTGACGGCACCGACATTACCCGTCTGCCCATGTACCGCCGCGCCCGACTCGGGGTTGGCTACCTGCCGCAGGAAGCGTCCATTTTCCGGCAGCTCAGCGTGGAAGAAAATCTTCTCGCGACCCTGGAAGTTATGGGCTACAACAGAAAGCAACGGGCGGAACGGGCGGAAGAGTTGCTCCGGGATTTCAATATCGAGCATATCCGTAAAAGCAAGGGATACATGCTCTCCGGCGGTGAGCGACGCCGCACGGAAATTGCGCGCGCGCTCACCACCAATCCCAGCTTCATCCTGCTTGACGAGCCCTTCGCCGGCGTCGATCCCATTGCCGTCGAAGACATCATGCGCATCGTGAAAGCGCTCAAGGCCCGGAATATTGGCGTGCTCATCACCGATCACAACGTGCATGAAACGCTGTCCATCGTGGACCGCGCCTATCTGCTTTTCGACGGCAGCATACTGATGGAGGGCGATTCCGAAATGCTCGCGAACGACGCCGAGGCGAGAAAAATCTATCTCGGTGAAAGCTTCAAGCTCGACCGCTACTGA
- a CDS encoding ATP-binding cassette domain-containing protein, protein MAEITNPPLATTPIVDVRDLKKWFPVRRGLFSRSLGFIRAVDGVTFSIARGEVLGLVGESGCGKSTLGHLILHLQTPTDGVVYMDGVDVTRTPRQDLKRFRQRAQLVFQDPYSSLNPRLTVGSALREVLLVHDIVPKAEVNERVGALLRMVGLNEFHARRYPHEFSSGQRQRIGIARALALGPSFLVCDEPVSALDVSIQAQILNLLTDLRSQLHLTYLFISHDLTVVQHVSDRIAIMYLGRIVEIGPSEDIINRPLHPYTQILLASIPVADPAVLRKPPELRREMPNPLHLPSGCSFHTRCPQAMEHCRTVTPELRASTPGHAVSCLLYDASWPEDDVRPVVPRPVEDIA, encoded by the coding sequence ATGGCAGAGATTACGAATCCACCGCTTGCAACAACACCGATCGTCGATGTGCGGGACCTGAAGAAGTGGTTCCCGGTACGGCGCGGGTTATTCTCGCGCTCCTTGGGTTTTATTCGCGCGGTGGACGGTGTGACGTTCAGCATCGCCCGCGGTGAGGTGCTCGGGCTTGTCGGCGAGTCCGGCTGCGGCAAGAGTACGCTCGGGCATCTGATCCTCCACTTGCAGACACCGACGGATGGTGTCGTTTACATGGATGGCGTCGATGTCACGAGAACCCCGCGCCAGGATCTCAAGCGTTTCCGCCAGCGCGCACAGCTGGTGTTTCAGGATCCCTACTCGTCGCTTAATCCACGCCTCACAGTGGGCTCCGCGTTGCGTGAGGTGTTGCTGGTGCATGACATCGTCCCGAAAGCCGAGGTGAACGAGCGCGTGGGGGCCTTGCTGCGCATGGTAGGACTGAATGAATTCCATGCCCGGCGCTACCCGCATGAGTTCAGCAGCGGGCAGCGCCAACGCATAGGAATAGCCCGCGCACTGGCGCTTGGACCGTCGTTTCTCGTGTGCGACGAACCCGTGTCCGCTCTCGACGTCTCCATACAGGCGCAGATACTGAATCTTCTGACCGATCTGCGCTCGCAGCTGCATCTGACCTATCTGTTCATTTCGCATGATCTAACCGTCGTGCAGCATGTGTCGGATCGCATCGCCATCATGTATCTTGGTCGCATCGTGGAAATCGGTCCTTCGGAGGACATCATCAATCGTCCGCTGCATCCGTATACGCAAATCCTGTTGGCCTCCATCCCTGTTGCTGACCCGGCCGTCCTGCGGAAGCCGCCGGAATTGCGGCGTGAAATGCCGAATCCCCTGCATCTGCCTTCCGGGTGCAGTTTCCACACGCGTTGCCCGCAGGCCATGGAGCATTGCCGCACCGTCACGCCCGAACTTCGTGCGTCAACTCCGGGACACGCGGTGAGTTGTCTGCTCTACGATGCTTCCTGGCCCGAGGATGATGTCCGACCCGTTGTACCACGTCCTGTTGAGGATATTGCCTGA
- a CDS encoding ATP-dependent Clp protease ATP-binding subunit: MEGNFSNRVQEVIRLSREEALRLGHDYIGTEHLLLGIIREGEGIAVKILRNLGCDLYQLKKSIEDTVRSSGGTITIGNIPLTKQAEKVLKITYLEAKLYKSEVIGTEHLLLSLLRDDDNIAAQILNQFNVQYDVVRNELDNIISGRPSSPSSGDPKPGAERNEPGQGEKRQERVKTPVLDNFGRDLTKMAIEDKLDPIIGRDKEIERVAQVLSRRKKNNPVLIGEPGVGKTAIAEGLALRIIEKKVSRVLHNKRVVTLDLAALVAGTKYRGQFEERMKAVMNELEKARDIILFIDELHTIVGAGGASGSLDASNMFKPALARGDIQCIGATTLDEYRQNIEKDGALDRRFQKIMVDPTSVEETMQILDNIKHKYEEHHNVRFTPKAIQECVRLSDRYITDRFLPDKAIDVMDEAGARVHLQNIVVPKNIVAMEEEIEKIKSEKNSVVRNQNFEEAARLRDIEKRLLHDLDEAKREWEVESQAIIHEVDDSVIADVVSMMTGIPVNRIAQSESQKLLRMAEELKQEIVGQDEAIDSLAKAIRRTRAGLKDPSRPIGSFIFLGPTGVGKTELAKVLARYLFDSEDALVRIDMSEYMEKFSVSRLVGAPPGYVGYEEGGQLTEKIRRKPYSVVLLDEIEKAHPDVFNILLQVLDDGIITDGLGRRVDFKNTILIMTSNIGAREIRKDGHFGFGEEPMEKNAYRDMKKILEDSMKKLFNPEFLNRIDESIVFHSLTKEHIKQIIDISTRKLFDRLGHMGLSLTFTTEAKDFLADKGFDANYGARPLRRALQNYVEDPLAEEILKGRFQNGSAVLVELNEEKTGFSFEPGSIGDAPADVKDSPEEEHPIVEDNGVSPRQD; this comes from the coding sequence ATGGAAGGCAACTTTTCAAACAGAGTCCAGGAGGTCATTCGGCTGAGCCGTGAAGAAGCTCTCCGTCTCGGCCATGACTACATCGGCACCGAGCATCTGTTGCTCGGTATCATTCGCGAGGGTGAGGGCATCGCTGTCAAAATCCTCCGTAACCTGGGCTGCGATCTGTATCAGCTCAAGAAGAGCATCGAGGATACGGTGCGCTCGTCCGGCGGCACGATCACGATCGGCAATATTCCGCTGACCAAGCAGGCCGAGAAAGTATTGAAAATCACCTACCTCGAAGCCAAGCTCTATAAATCGGAAGTGATCGGTACCGAGCACCTGCTCCTTTCCCTCCTGCGCGACGATGACAATATCGCCGCCCAGATCCTGAATCAGTTCAACGTGCAGTACGATGTCGTCCGTAACGAATTGGACAATATCATCAGCGGACGGCCCTCCTCTCCCTCGTCAGGCGATCCGAAGCCCGGTGCCGAACGGAACGAGCCCGGTCAGGGCGAAAAACGGCAAGAGCGTGTCAAGACTCCGGTGCTCGATAATTTCGGCCGGGACCTCACCAAAATGGCTATCGAGGATAAGCTCGATCCGATTATCGGCCGCGACAAGGAAATCGAACGCGTCGCGCAGGTGCTCTCCCGCCGGAAGAAAAACAACCCCGTACTCATCGGCGAACCCGGAGTAGGAAAAACCGCCATCGCCGAGGGTCTCGCATTGCGCATCATCGAGAAAAAGGTCTCCCGCGTGCTGCATAACAAGCGCGTGGTAACACTTGACCTCGCAGCACTCGTGGCCGGCACCAAATACCGCGGCCAGTTCGAAGAGCGCATGAAAGCCGTCATGAACGAGCTTGAAAAGGCGCGCGACATCATTCTCTTCATTGACGAGTTGCACACCATCGTGGGCGCAGGCGGCGCTTCGGGTTCACTCGACGCGTCCAATATGTTCAAGCCCGCCCTCGCCCGCGGAGACATTCAGTGCATCGGCGCCACGACGCTCGACGAGTACCGGCAGAACATCGAGAAGGACGGAGCTCTCGACCGCCGCTTCCAGAAAATCATGGTCGATCCCACCTCGGTCGAAGAGACCATGCAGATTCTCGACAACATCAAGCACAAGTACGAAGAGCATCACAACGTGCGCTTCACGCCGAAAGCCATACAGGAATGTGTGCGGCTCAGCGACCGATATATCACCGACCGCTTCCTTCCGGACAAAGCCATCGACGTCATGGATGAAGCCGGCGCGCGCGTCCATCTGCAGAACATCGTCGTTCCGAAAAACATCGTCGCGATGGAGGAAGAGATCGAAAAGATCAAATCCGAAAAGAATTCCGTCGTGCGCAATCAGAACTTCGAAGAAGCCGCACGCCTGCGCGATATCGAAAAGCGCCTCCTGCACGATCTCGACGAAGCCAAGCGCGAATGGGAGGTCGAATCCCAGGCTATCATTCACGAAGTGGACGACTCCGTCATCGCCGATGTCGTATCCATGATGACGGGTATCCCCGTGAATCGCATCGCCCAGTCCGAATCGCAAAAACTGTTGCGTATGGCCGAAGAACTCAAGCAGGAGATCGTCGGACAGGACGAAGCCATCGACAGTCTCGCCAAGGCCATCCGCCGTACCCGCGCCGGTCTCAAAGATCCCTCGCGCCCGATCGGCAGTTTCATCTTCCTGGGCCCCACCGGCGTCGGCAAGACGGAACTCGCAAAGGTGCTCGCGCGCTATCTCTTCGACAGCGAGGATGCGCTGGTACGCATTGACATGAGCGAGTACATGGAGAAATTCTCCGTCTCCCGCCTCGTCGGCGCGCCTCCGGGCTACGTCGGCTACGAGGAAGGTGGTCAGCTCACCGAGAAAATCCGTCGCAAGCCCTACTCCGTGGTGCTGCTGGATGAAATAGAAAAAGCACATCCGGACGTGTTCAACATCCTGCTGCAGGTGCTCGACGACGGCATCATCACCGACGGACTCGGCCGCCGTGTGGATTTCAAGAACACGATACTCATCATGACGTCGAATATCGGCGCGCGTGAAATCCGCAAGGACGGGCATTTCGGCTTCGGTGAAGAGCCGATGGAGAAAAACGCCTATCGCGACATGAAGAAAATTCTGGAAGACTCGATGAAGAAGCTCTTCAATCCGGAATTCCTGAACCGCATCGACGAGAGCATCGTCTTCCATTCCCTCACCAAGGAGCATATCAAGCAGATTATCGATATCTCCACGCGGAAGCTGTTCGATCGCCTCGGACACATGGGCTTGTCGCTGACTTTCACGACCGAGGCCAAGGACTTCCTCGCGGACAAGGGCTTCGACGCCAATTACGGTGCACGTCCGCTGCGCCGTGCCCTGCAGAATTACGTGGAGGATCCCCTCGCGGAGGAAATTCTCAAGGGACGTTTCCAGAACGGCAGTGCGGTGCTCGTGGAATTGAACGAGGAGAAGACGGGGTTCAGCTTCGAACCCGGCTCCATCGGCGACGCCCCCGCCGACGTCAAGGACTCACCCGAGGAAGAACATCCCATCGTAGAGGATAACGGCGTATCGCCCCGTCAGGATTGA
- the amrB gene encoding AmmeMemoRadiSam system protein B, producing MEPYASPDAPVAALRGDLDIQLIRDNGEEMLLLRDPAGYSGEMLVFKPQAWALLSLFDGVRSVHSLQQEIFEATKTHVDAEQLIGIVRALDTYLFLDNERFAEAKAQSDEQYRKAGLRPAVHAGASYPEDAEELRAFLTALFKEQAPAQDAGRVVGVLAPHIDLQIGPDVYVPAFEALCSTDADTIVVLGTSHYSDEDVFILTSKHYETPLGVLPTDQEFVAVLREKSGGIFTTSDLAHRMEHSIEFPVLFLQHLFGNEGPRIVPILVTSFEEYLVEGREISEDERYAAFIRAFHETVEALGRKVVFVLSVDWSHVGRKFGDGVDAAEVLDAVRVSDIQQLEALERCAYGEFRELLRAGANATRIDGFSCITTFFDLATPRRGALLGYRQWHEEERASAVSFASMAFYAK from the coding sequence ATGGAGCCCTACGCATCACCTGACGCCCCTGTAGCCGCACTCCGCGGAGATTTGGATATTCAGCTCATTCGGGACAATGGCGAAGAAATGCTGCTGTTGCGGGACCCCGCAGGATATTCCGGGGAAATGCTCGTGTTCAAACCGCAGGCCTGGGCTCTGTTGTCGCTGTTCGATGGTGTACGCAGTGTGCATTCCTTGCAGCAGGAAATATTTGAAGCGACGAAAACCCATGTGGATGCGGAGCAGCTCATCGGTATCGTCCGGGCGCTGGACACCTATCTCTTTCTTGACAACGAGCGCTTTGCGGAGGCGAAAGCACAAAGCGATGAACAGTACCGGAAAGCCGGACTGCGGCCCGCAGTGCATGCGGGCGCCTCGTATCCCGAAGACGCGGAGGAGCTGCGCGCGTTTCTCACGGCGCTGTTCAAAGAGCAGGCGCCGGCGCAGGACGCAGGGCGTGTCGTCGGCGTGCTCGCGCCGCATATCGATCTGCAAATAGGACCTGATGTGTACGTCCCCGCCTTCGAAGCGCTGTGCTCCACCGATGCGGACACCATTGTCGTGCTGGGCACGAGCCATTATTCCGACGAGGATGTATTCATCCTCACCTCCAAGCACTACGAGACTCCGCTGGGCGTTCTCCCCACCGATCAGGAATTCGTCGCCGTGCTGCGCGAGAAAAGCGGGGGAATATTCACGACGTCGGATCTGGCGCATCGCATGGAACACAGCATCGAGTTCCCCGTGCTGTTTCTGCAGCATTTGTTCGGCAACGAAGGTCCGCGCATCGTGCCGATACTCGTGACATCCTTCGAGGAATATCTCGTTGAAGGGCGCGAGATTTCCGAGGACGAGCGCTATGCCGCTTTCATTCGGGCATTTCATGAGACGGTAGAAGCATTGGGCCGCAAGGTGGTGTTCGTACTGAGCGTGGACTGGTCGCATGTCGGCCGGAAATTCGGGGACGGTGTGGATGCCGCCGAAGTACTCGATGCGGTGCGCGTATCGGACATACAGCAGCTCGAAGCGCTCGAGCGGTGCGCGTACGGGGAATTTCGCGAACTCCTCCGTGCGGGTGCCAACGCCACGCGTATCGATGGATTTTCCTGCATCACCACATTTTTCGATCTTGCAACACCACGGCGCGGTGCGCTGCTCGGGTATCGGCAATGGCACGAAGAGGAACGCGCATCGGCGGTGTCATTCGCGAGCATGGCCTTCTATGCGAAATGA